From bacterium, the proteins below share one genomic window:
- the dinD gene encoding DNA damage-inducible protein D: MSDKVATRDQHVSPFERIRRTNEAGAESWSSRDFSHILGYTKYSNFEQVMQKAKLACFNSGHRIDDHFADIGKMVDIGSGAQREISETVLSRYACYLIIQNADPTKEIVAQGQTYFAIQTRRQEISDQATEGERRLLLRDEMRTHNVRLAGAAKEAGVIEPRDYAIFQNHGYMGLYGGLTMPDIRRRKGLKESQQILDHMGSTELAANLFRATQTEEKLRREKIRNKEAAHRTHHDVGVKVRQTIRELGGTMPENLAPAESIKKLESKRRKSLKAGK, from the coding sequence ATGAGCGACAAAGTCGCCACAAGAGACCAACACGTTTCGCCGTTTGAGCGAATCCGGCGCACGAACGAGGCCGGGGCGGAATCTTGGTCGAGTCGCGATTTTTCGCATATTTTGGGCTACACGAAGTACAGCAATTTTGAACAGGTCATGCAGAAGGCAAAATTGGCCTGTTTTAACAGTGGCCATCGGATTGATGACCATTTTGCCGATATCGGCAAAATGGTGGACATTGGCAGTGGCGCACAGCGTGAAATTTCAGAAACGGTTCTCTCCCGCTATGCCTGCTATCTCATCATCCAGAACGCAGATCCTACCAAGGAAATCGTAGCGCAGGGCCAGACATACTTCGCGATCCAGACGCGCCGGCAGGAGATCAGCGACCAGGCGACCGAAGGCGAACGTCGTCTCCTCCTGCGCGACGAGATGCGGACTCACAATGTCCGCCTGGCGGGAGCGGCGAAGGAGGCCGGCGTCATCGAGCCGCGCGATTATGCCATCTTTCAAAATCACGGCTACATGGGGCTCTACGGCGGGTTGACGATGCCGGATATCCGCCGCCGGAAGGGGTTGAAGGAAAGCCAGCAAATCCTCGATCACATGGGGAGCACGGAGCTTGCCGCCAATCTCTTCCGTGCGACTCAGACCGAGGAGAAGTTGAGGCGCGAAAAAATCCGCAACAAGGAAGCTGCGCACAGGACGCATCATGATGTCGGTGTGAAGGTCCGTCAGACAATCCGGGAACTCGGCGGGACGATGCCGGAGAATCTCGCGCCGGCAGAGAGTATCAAGAAGTTGGAATCCAAAAGACGCAAGTCGCTGAAGGCAGGAAAATAG